In one window of Leptospira sp. GIMC2001 DNA:
- the serA gene encoding phosphoglycerate dehydrogenase — protein sequence MEVSYPKKKINVLLLENIHRDAFQLFESDGFNVRLEKAALTEQELLERIPDIHILGIRSKTNVTAPVIAKAKRLLSIGCFCIGTNQVDTQAAEGRAIPVFNAPYSNTRSVAELVIGEIIMLARRLSDQIRNNHEGKWTKVSDGCFEIRGKTLGIIGYGHIGSQVSVLAESMGMKVIFYDIQTKLPLGNAVSLPTYEDVLKNVDFLSFHVPETEETMNLFQKKHIQLMKKGSYVINASRGRVLQIDDLTEALKSGHLAGAAVDVFPEEPKANGESYKSPLHNLENVVLTSHIGGSTEEAQKNIGTEVAEKLLKFINNGSTSLSVNFPNIELGTIKPGFHRILNIHKNQPGFLRDINSIVSDMGGNILTQNLSTSMQIGYLSMEIDKNLGDELKNRIKEHPHSIRTRILY from the coding sequence ATGGAAGTTTCTTATCCCAAGAAAAAAATCAATGTTCTCCTACTCGAGAACATTCACAGAGACGCATTTCAACTCTTCGAATCGGATGGATTCAATGTCCGCTTAGAAAAAGCTGCCCTGACTGAGCAGGAATTGCTCGAAAGAATTCCCGATATTCATATCCTTGGAATTCGATCCAAAACAAATGTTACAGCACCAGTTATTGCAAAAGCGAAACGTCTTCTTTCTATTGGATGCTTTTGCATTGGAACCAACCAAGTGGATACGCAAGCAGCAGAAGGTCGCGCAATTCCCGTATTCAATGCGCCCTATTCCAATACTCGTAGCGTCGCAGAACTTGTCATTGGCGAAATCATCATGCTCGCACGTAGACTGTCCGATCAGATTCGCAACAATCACGAAGGCAAATGGACAAAAGTATCCGACGGATGTTTTGAGATCCGAGGCAAAACTCTAGGTATCATTGGCTATGGCCATATCGGATCACAAGTTTCTGTCCTTGCTGAGTCAATGGGTATGAAAGTTATTTTTTATGATATCCAAACCAAGCTTCCTCTTGGAAATGCAGTATCACTTCCTACCTACGAAGACGTACTTAAGAATGTAGATTTTCTTTCTTTTCATGTTCCAGAAACAGAAGAGACTATGAATCTATTTCAGAAAAAACATATTCAACTAATGAAGAAAGGATCTTACGTGATCAACGCATCTCGGGGTCGAGTTCTACAAATTGATGATCTTACTGAAGCACTCAAGTCTGGTCATTTGGCTGGGGCTGCCGTTGATGTTTTTCCAGAAGAGCCTAAAGCAAATGGTGAATCTTATAAATCTCCATTGCACAATTTAGAAAATGTTGTTCTCACTTCTCATATTGGTGGAAGCACGGAAGAGGCTCAGAAAAATATTGGAACAGAAGTCGCAGAAAAATTATTAAAATTCATCAACAACGGATCCACTTCTCTATCGGTAAATTTTCCCAATATTGAACTTGGCACAATCAAACCAGGGTTTCACAGAATTCTAAATATTCATAAGAACCAACCAGGTTTCTTACGTGATATCAATAGTATAGTAAGTGATATGGGTGGAAATATTTTGACTCAAAATCTATCTACATCTATGCAGATTGGTTATCTATCCATGGAGATTGATAAGAATTTGGGTGATGAACTAAAAAACCGAATCAAGGAACATCCACATTCCATCCGTACAAGAATTCTCTATTGA